One genomic segment of Rhinopithecus roxellana isolate Shanxi Qingling chromosome 6, ASM756505v1, whole genome shotgun sequence includes these proteins:
- the ZCWPW1 gene encoding zinc finger CW-type PWWP domain protein 1 isoform X3, whose amino-acid sequence MFHKFHMITFLSECGKGPKRIFAPPAQKSYSLLPCSPNSPKEETLGISSPETEASISLPKPSLKKEEEKATTKNGPSRGQEKKRKAQNNKQAEKKEKEKSSLTPAEFEEIVQIVLQKSLQECLGMGSGLDFAETSCAQPIVSTQSAKEPGITASATDTDNANGEEVPHTQEISVSWEGEAAPEIRMSKLGQPDPVPSKKKSNRLTLSKMKKEAHEKVEKTQGGHEHRQEDQLKETVQAHSQIRDLQKGEISGFGQCLVWVQCSFPNCGKWRRLCGNIDPSVLPDNWSCDQNTADVQYNRCDIPEETWRGLESDVAYASYIPGSIIWAKQYGYPWWPGMIESDPDLGEYFLFTSHLDSLPSKYHVTFFGETVSRAWIPVNMLKNFQELSLELSGMKKRRNDCSQKLGVALMMAREAEQISIQERVNLFGFWSRFNGSNSNGERKDLQPSGLYSPGSCLEKKEEEEELEKEEGLEKEEVEKTDPTLPIRKQVKIQTQKTKPRGNPQLLLHSEWEGKKAKGIQILTSQALRKNLKLPRARPWQPTFQREKKLEQCQRTWAYQHVRGPAPQLQKKSQDPGNP is encoded by the exons ATGTTTCATAAATTCCACATGATCACATTTCTTTCAGAATGTGGAAAGGGACCAAAGAGAATCTTTGCCCCACCTGCACAAAAATCTTACAGCCTGTTACCTTGTAGCCCTAACTCCCCCAAGGAGGAGACCCTGGGGATCAGTTCCCCAGAGACAGAGGCCAGCATAAGCCTGCCAAAGCCCagtttaaagaaggaagaggaaaaagcaaCCACAAAGAATGGTCCAAGCAGGGgccaggagaaaaaaagaaaggcacaaAACAACAAGcaagcagagaagaaagaaaag GAAAAATCAAGTCTTACCCCTGCAGAATTTGAGGAGATTGTCCAGATTGTGCTGCAGAAGTCCCTTCAGGAGTGCTTGG GGATGGGATCTGGCCTTGATTTTGCAGAGACttcctgtgcccagcccatagtATCTACCCAATCAGCCAAGGAGCCAGGAATTACTGCTTCTGCTACTGATACTGATAATGCTAATGG AGAGGAGGTACCACATACTCAAGAGATTTCAGTGTCTTGGGAAGGTGAAGCTGCCCCTGAGATAAGGATGTCTAAGCTAGGCCAGCCAGATCCTGTACCCTCTAAGAAGAAATCCAATAGACTCACCTTAAGCAAAATGAAGAAGGAAGCTC aTGAGAAGGTGGAGAAAACTCAAGGTGGACATGAGCACAGACAGGAAGACCAACTAAAGGAGACAGTTCAGGCTCATTCTCAGATCAGGGACCTGCAAAAAGGAGAGATAAGTGGTTTTG GTCAATGTCTGGTCTGGGTCCAGTGTTCCTTCCCAAACTGTGGGAAATGGAGGCGGCTGTGTGGGAACATTGACCCCTCAGTTCTCCCAGATAATTGGTCCTGTGATCAGAACACAG CAGATGTGCAGTATAATCGCTGTGATATTCCTGAGGAGACCTGGAGAGGGCTTGAAAGTGATGTGGCCTATGCCTCCTACATCCCAGGATCCATCATCTGGGCCAAGCAATACGGTTACCCCTG GTGGCCAGGCATGATAGAATCTGATCCTGACTTaggggaatattttctttttacttcccaTCTTGATTCCCTGCCG TCTAAGTACCACGTGACCTTTTTTGGAGAAACAGTTTCTCGTGCATGGATCCCAGTCAACATGCTAAAGAACTTCCAGGAGCTGTCCCTGGAGCTATCAGGCATG AAAAAGCGCAGAAATGACTGCAGCCAGAAACTGGGGGTGGCCCTGATGATGGCTCGAGAGGCAGAACAGATCAGCATTCAG GAACGGGTTAACTTGTTTGGTTTCTGGAGCCGATTCAACGGATCTAACAGTAATGGGGAAAGAAAAG ACTTACAGCCCTCTGGTTTGTACAGCCCAGGATCCTGcttggagaaaaaggaggaggaggaggagttggaaaaggaggaagggtTGGAAAAGGAGGAAGTAGAGAAAACA GACCCAACTTTGCCCATTCGTAAGCAAGTCAAAATACAGACCCAAAAAACCAAGCCAAGAG GAAATCCACAGCTCCTCTTGCACTCAgaatgggaaggaaagaaggccaAGGGAATTCAGATTCTGACCAGCCAG GCcctaagaaaaaatttaaagctcCCCAGAGCAAGGCCTTGGCAGCCAACTTTTCAGAGGGAAAAGAAGTTAGAGCAGTGCCAAAGGACCTGGGCCTATCAGCATGTAAGGGGGCCTGCCCCTCAGCTGCAAAAGAAGAGCCAAGACCCCGGGAACCCCTGA
- the ZCWPW1 gene encoding zinc finger CW-type PWWP domain protein 1 isoform X1 → MFHKFHMITFLSECGKGPKRIFAPPAQKSYSLLPCSPNSPKEETLGISSPETEASISLPKPSLKKEEEKATTKNGPSRGQEKKRKAQNNKQAEKKEKEKSSLTPAEFEEIVQIVLQKSLQECLGMGSGLDFAETSCAQPIVSTQSAKEPGITASATDTDNANGEEVPHTQEISVSWEGEAAPEIRMSKLGQPDPVPSKKKSNRLTLSKMKKEAHEKVEKTQGGHEHRQEDQLKETVQAHSQIRDLQKGEISGFGQCLVWVQCSFPNCGKWRRLCGNIDPSVLPDNWSCDQNTADVQYNRCDIPEETWRGLESDVAYASYIPGSIIWAKQYGYPWWPGMIESDPDLGEYFLFTSHLDSLPSKYHVTFFGETVSRAWIPVNMLKNFQELSLELSGMKKRRNDCSQKLGVALMMAREAEQISIQERVNLFGFWSRFNGSNSNGERKDLQPSGLYSPGSCLEKKEEEEELEKEEGLEKEEVEKTDPTLPIRKQVKIQTQKTKPRGTADGRGRTLQRKIMKKSLGRKSTAPLALRMGRKEGQGNSDSDQPGPKKKFKAPQSKALAANFSEGKEVRAVPKDLGLSACKGACPSAAKEEPRPREPLTQEAGRVPLEDEASSDLDLEQLMEDVGRELGQSGELQHSDSDGEDFPVALFGK, encoded by the exons ATGTTTCATAAATTCCACATGATCACATTTCTTTCAGAATGTGGAAAGGGACCAAAGAGAATCTTTGCCCCACCTGCACAAAAATCTTACAGCCTGTTACCTTGTAGCCCTAACTCCCCCAAGGAGGAGACCCTGGGGATCAGTTCCCCAGAGACAGAGGCCAGCATAAGCCTGCCAAAGCCCagtttaaagaaggaagaggaaaaagcaaCCACAAAGAATGGTCCAAGCAGGGgccaggagaaaaaaagaaaggcacaaAACAACAAGcaagcagagaagaaagaaaag GAAAAATCAAGTCTTACCCCTGCAGAATTTGAGGAGATTGTCCAGATTGTGCTGCAGAAGTCCCTTCAGGAGTGCTTGG GGATGGGATCTGGCCTTGATTTTGCAGAGACttcctgtgcccagcccatagtATCTACCCAATCAGCCAAGGAGCCAGGAATTACTGCTTCTGCTACTGATACTGATAATGCTAATGG AGAGGAGGTACCACATACTCAAGAGATTTCAGTGTCTTGGGAAGGTGAAGCTGCCCCTGAGATAAGGATGTCTAAGCTAGGCCAGCCAGATCCTGTACCCTCTAAGAAGAAATCCAATAGACTCACCTTAAGCAAAATGAAGAAGGAAGCTC aTGAGAAGGTGGAGAAAACTCAAGGTGGACATGAGCACAGACAGGAAGACCAACTAAAGGAGACAGTTCAGGCTCATTCTCAGATCAGGGACCTGCAAAAAGGAGAGATAAGTGGTTTTG GTCAATGTCTGGTCTGGGTCCAGTGTTCCTTCCCAAACTGTGGGAAATGGAGGCGGCTGTGTGGGAACATTGACCCCTCAGTTCTCCCAGATAATTGGTCCTGTGATCAGAACACAG CAGATGTGCAGTATAATCGCTGTGATATTCCTGAGGAGACCTGGAGAGGGCTTGAAAGTGATGTGGCCTATGCCTCCTACATCCCAGGATCCATCATCTGGGCCAAGCAATACGGTTACCCCTG GTGGCCAGGCATGATAGAATCTGATCCTGACTTaggggaatattttctttttacttcccaTCTTGATTCCCTGCCG TCTAAGTACCACGTGACCTTTTTTGGAGAAACAGTTTCTCGTGCATGGATCCCAGTCAACATGCTAAAGAACTTCCAGGAGCTGTCCCTGGAGCTATCAGGCATG AAAAAGCGCAGAAATGACTGCAGCCAGAAACTGGGGGTGGCCCTGATGATGGCTCGAGAGGCAGAACAGATCAGCATTCAG GAACGGGTTAACTTGTTTGGTTTCTGGAGCCGATTCAACGGATCTAACAGTAATGGGGAAAGAAAAG ACTTACAGCCCTCTGGTTTGTACAGCCCAGGATCCTGcttggagaaaaaggaggaggaggaggagttggaaaaggaggaagggtTGGAAAAGGAGGAAGTAGAGAAAACA GACCCAACTTTGCCCATTCGTAAGCAAGTCAAAATACAGACCCAAAAAACCAAGCCAAGAG GCACAGCAGATGGCCGAGGCAGGACACTGCAGAGGAAGATAATGAAGAAATCTCTGGGCAGGAAATCCACAGCTCCTCTTGCACTCAgaatgggaaggaaagaaggccaAGGGAATTCAGATTCTGACCAGCCAG GCcctaagaaaaaatttaaagctcCCCAGAGCAAGGCCTTGGCAGCCAACTTTTCAGAGGGAAAAGAAGTTAGAGCAGTGCCAAAGGACCTGGGCCTATCAGCATGTAAGGGGGCCTGCCCCTCAGCTGCAAAAGAAGAGCCAAGACCCCGGGAACCCCTGACCCAGGAGGCTGGACGTGTTCCCCTTGAGGACGAAGCCTCCAGTGATCTGGACCTGGAGCAACTCATGGAAGATGTTGGGAGAGAGCTGGGACAGAGCGGGGAGCTGCAGCACAGTGACAGTGATGGCGAGGACTTCCCTGTGGCGCTGTTTGGGAAGTAG
- the ZCWPW1 gene encoding zinc finger CW-type PWWP domain protein 1 isoform X2 produces MFHKFHMITFLSECGKGPKRIFAPPAQKSYSLLPCSPNSPKEETLGISSPETEASISLPKPSLKKEEEKATTKNGPSRGQEKKRKAQNNKQAEKKEKEKSSLTPAEFEEIVQIVLQKSLQECLGMGSGLDFAETSCAQPIVSTQSAKEPGITASATDTDNANGEEVPHTQEISVSWEGEAAPEIRMSKLGQPDPVPSKKKSNRLTLSKMKKEAHEKVEKTQGGHEHRQEDQLKETVQAHSQIRDLQKGEISGFGQCLVWVQCSFPNCGKWRRLCGNIDPSVLPDNWSCDQNTDVQYNRCDIPEETWRGLESDVAYASYIPGSIIWAKQYGYPWWPGMIESDPDLGEYFLFTSHLDSLPSKYHVTFFGETVSRAWIPVNMLKNFQELSLELSGMKKRRNDCSQKLGVALMMAREAEQISIQERVNLFGFWSRFNGSNSNGERKDLQPSGLYSPGSCLEKKEEEEELEKEEGLEKEEVEKTDPTLPIRKQVKIQTQKTKPRGTADGRGRTLQRKIMKKSLGRKSTAPLALRMGRKEGQGNSDSDQPGPKKKFKAPQSKALAANFSEGKEVRAVPKDLGLSACKGACPSAAKEEPRPREPLTQEAGRVPLEDEASSDLDLEQLMEDVGRELGQSGELQHSDSDGEDFPVALFGK; encoded by the exons ATGTTTCATAAATTCCACATGATCACATTTCTTTCAGAATGTGGAAAGGGACCAAAGAGAATCTTTGCCCCACCTGCACAAAAATCTTACAGCCTGTTACCTTGTAGCCCTAACTCCCCCAAGGAGGAGACCCTGGGGATCAGTTCCCCAGAGACAGAGGCCAGCATAAGCCTGCCAAAGCCCagtttaaagaaggaagaggaaaaagcaaCCACAAAGAATGGTCCAAGCAGGGgccaggagaaaaaaagaaaggcacaaAACAACAAGcaagcagagaagaaagaaaag GAAAAATCAAGTCTTACCCCTGCAGAATTTGAGGAGATTGTCCAGATTGTGCTGCAGAAGTCCCTTCAGGAGTGCTTGG GGATGGGATCTGGCCTTGATTTTGCAGAGACttcctgtgcccagcccatagtATCTACCCAATCAGCCAAGGAGCCAGGAATTACTGCTTCTGCTACTGATACTGATAATGCTAATGG AGAGGAGGTACCACATACTCAAGAGATTTCAGTGTCTTGGGAAGGTGAAGCTGCCCCTGAGATAAGGATGTCTAAGCTAGGCCAGCCAGATCCTGTACCCTCTAAGAAGAAATCCAATAGACTCACCTTAAGCAAAATGAAGAAGGAAGCTC aTGAGAAGGTGGAGAAAACTCAAGGTGGACATGAGCACAGACAGGAAGACCAACTAAAGGAGACAGTTCAGGCTCATTCTCAGATCAGGGACCTGCAAAAAGGAGAGATAAGTGGTTTTG GTCAATGTCTGGTCTGGGTCCAGTGTTCCTTCCCAAACTGTGGGAAATGGAGGCGGCTGTGTGGGAACATTGACCCCTCAGTTCTCCCAGATAATTGGTCCTGTGATCAGAACACAG ATGTGCAGTATAATCGCTGTGATATTCCTGAGGAGACCTGGAGAGGGCTTGAAAGTGATGTGGCCTATGCCTCCTACATCCCAGGATCCATCATCTGGGCCAAGCAATACGGTTACCCCTG GTGGCCAGGCATGATAGAATCTGATCCTGACTTaggggaatattttctttttacttcccaTCTTGATTCCCTGCCG TCTAAGTACCACGTGACCTTTTTTGGAGAAACAGTTTCTCGTGCATGGATCCCAGTCAACATGCTAAAGAACTTCCAGGAGCTGTCCCTGGAGCTATCAGGCATG AAAAAGCGCAGAAATGACTGCAGCCAGAAACTGGGGGTGGCCCTGATGATGGCTCGAGAGGCAGAACAGATCAGCATTCAG GAACGGGTTAACTTGTTTGGTTTCTGGAGCCGATTCAACGGATCTAACAGTAATGGGGAAAGAAAAG ACTTACAGCCCTCTGGTTTGTACAGCCCAGGATCCTGcttggagaaaaaggaggaggaggaggagttggaaaaggaggaagggtTGGAAAAGGAGGAAGTAGAGAAAACA GACCCAACTTTGCCCATTCGTAAGCAAGTCAAAATACAGACCCAAAAAACCAAGCCAAGAG GCACAGCAGATGGCCGAGGCAGGACACTGCAGAGGAAGATAATGAAGAAATCTCTGGGCAGGAAATCCACAGCTCCTCTTGCACTCAgaatgggaaggaaagaaggccaAGGGAATTCAGATTCTGACCAGCCAG GCcctaagaaaaaatttaaagctcCCCAGAGCAAGGCCTTGGCAGCCAACTTTTCAGAGGGAAAAGAAGTTAGAGCAGTGCCAAAGGACCTGGGCCTATCAGCATGTAAGGGGGCCTGCCCCTCAGCTGCAAAAGAAGAGCCAAGACCCCGGGAACCCCTGACCCAGGAGGCTGGACGTGTTCCCCTTGAGGACGAAGCCTCCAGTGATCTGGACCTGGAGCAACTCATGGAAGATGTTGGGAGAGAGCTGGGACAGAGCGGGGAGCTGCAGCACAGTGACAGTGATGGCGAGGACTTCCCTGTGGCGCTGTTTGGGAAGTAG
- the ZCWPW1 gene encoding zinc finger CW-type PWWP domain protein 1 isoform X4: MGSGLDFAETSCAQPIVSTQSAKEPGITASATDTDNANGEEVPHTQEISVSWEGEAAPEIRMSKLGQPDPVPSKKKSNRLTLSKMKKEAHEKVEKTQGGHEHRQEDQLKETVQAHSQIRDLQKGEISGFGQCLVWVQCSFPNCGKWRRLCGNIDPSVLPDNWSCDQNTADVQYNRCDIPEETWRGLESDVAYASYIPGSIIWAKQYGYPWWPGMIESDPDLGEYFLFTSHLDSLPSKYHVTFFGETVSRAWIPVNMLKNFQELSLELSGMKKRRNDCSQKLGVALMMAREAEQISIQERVNLFGFWSRFNGSNSNGERKDLQPSGLYSPGSCLEKKEEEEELEKEEGLEKEEVEKTDPTLPIRKQVKIQTQKTKPRGTADGRGRTLQRKIMKKSLGRKSTAPLALRMGRKEGQGNSDSDQPGPKKKFKAPQSKALAANFSEGKEVRAVPKDLGLSACKGACPSAAKEEPRPREPLTQEAGRVPLEDEASSDLDLEQLMEDVGRELGQSGELQHSDSDGEDFPVALFGK; encoded by the exons ATGGGATCTGGCCTTGATTTTGCAGAGACttcctgtgcccagcccatagtATCTACCCAATCAGCCAAGGAGCCAGGAATTACTGCTTCTGCTACTGATACTGATAATGCTAATGG AGAGGAGGTACCACATACTCAAGAGATTTCAGTGTCTTGGGAAGGTGAAGCTGCCCCTGAGATAAGGATGTCTAAGCTAGGCCAGCCAGATCCTGTACCCTCTAAGAAGAAATCCAATAGACTCACCTTAAGCAAAATGAAGAAGGAAGCTC aTGAGAAGGTGGAGAAAACTCAAGGTGGACATGAGCACAGACAGGAAGACCAACTAAAGGAGACAGTTCAGGCTCATTCTCAGATCAGGGACCTGCAAAAAGGAGAGATAAGTGGTTTTG GTCAATGTCTGGTCTGGGTCCAGTGTTCCTTCCCAAACTGTGGGAAATGGAGGCGGCTGTGTGGGAACATTGACCCCTCAGTTCTCCCAGATAATTGGTCCTGTGATCAGAACACAG CAGATGTGCAGTATAATCGCTGTGATATTCCTGAGGAGACCTGGAGAGGGCTTGAAAGTGATGTGGCCTATGCCTCCTACATCCCAGGATCCATCATCTGGGCCAAGCAATACGGTTACCCCTG GTGGCCAGGCATGATAGAATCTGATCCTGACTTaggggaatattttctttttacttcccaTCTTGATTCCCTGCCG TCTAAGTACCACGTGACCTTTTTTGGAGAAACAGTTTCTCGTGCATGGATCCCAGTCAACATGCTAAAGAACTTCCAGGAGCTGTCCCTGGAGCTATCAGGCATG AAAAAGCGCAGAAATGACTGCAGCCAGAAACTGGGGGTGGCCCTGATGATGGCTCGAGAGGCAGAACAGATCAGCATTCAG GAACGGGTTAACTTGTTTGGTTTCTGGAGCCGATTCAACGGATCTAACAGTAATGGGGAAAGAAAAG ACTTACAGCCCTCTGGTTTGTACAGCCCAGGATCCTGcttggagaaaaaggaggaggaggaggagttggaaaaggaggaagggtTGGAAAAGGAGGAAGTAGAGAAAACA GACCCAACTTTGCCCATTCGTAAGCAAGTCAAAATACAGACCCAAAAAACCAAGCCAAGAG GCACAGCAGATGGCCGAGGCAGGACACTGCAGAGGAAGATAATGAAGAAATCTCTGGGCAGGAAATCCACAGCTCCTCTTGCACTCAgaatgggaaggaaagaaggccaAGGGAATTCAGATTCTGACCAGCCAG GCcctaagaaaaaatttaaagctcCCCAGAGCAAGGCCTTGGCAGCCAACTTTTCAGAGGGAAAAGAAGTTAGAGCAGTGCCAAAGGACCTGGGCCTATCAGCATGTAAGGGGGCCTGCCCCTCAGCTGCAAAAGAAGAGCCAAGACCCCGGGAACCCCTGACCCAGGAGGCTGGACGTGTTCCCCTTGAGGACGAAGCCTCCAGTGATCTGGACCTGGAGCAACTCATGGAAGATGTTGGGAGAGAGCTGGGACAGAGCGGGGAGCTGCAGCACAGTGACAGTGATGGCGAGGACTTCCCTGTGGCGCTGTTTGGGAAGTAG
- the MEPCE gene encoding 7SK snRNA methylphosphate capping enzyme, protein MIEMAAEKEPFLVPAPPPPLKDESGGGGGPTVPPHQEAASGELCGGTERGPGPCAPSAGSPAAGVGRESPGAVATPPGGPQAQQHRGGGPQAQSQGEARLSDPPGRAAPPDVGEERRGGGGTELGPPAPPRPRNGYQPHRPPGGGGGKRRNSCNVGGGGGGFKHPAFKRRRRVNSDCDSVLPSNFLLGGNIFDPLNLNSLLDEEVSRALNAETPKSSPLPAKGRDPVEILIPKDITDPLSLNTCTDEGHVVLASPLKTGRKRHRHRGQHHQQQQAAGGSESHPVLPTAPLTPSLHGEGASQQPRHRGQNRDAPQPYELNTAINCRDEVVSPLPSALQGPSGSLSAPPAASVTSAPPSSSSRHRKRRRTSSKSEAGARGGGQGSKEKGRGSWGGRHHHHHPLPATGFKKQQRKFQYGNYCKYYGYRNPSCEDGRLRVLKPEWFRGRDVLDLGCNVGHLTLSIACKWGPSRMVGLDIDSRLIHSARQNIRHYLSEELRLPPQTLEGDPATEGEEGTTTVRKRSCFPASLTASRGPIAAPQVPLDGADTSVFPNNVVFVTGNYVLDRDDLVEAQTPEYDVVLCLSLTKWVHLNWGDEGLKRMFRRIYRHLRPGGILVLEPQPWSSYGKRKTLTETIYKNYYRIQLKPEQFSSYLTSPDVGFSSYELVATPHNTSKGFQRPVYLFHKARSPSH, encoded by the exons ATGATCGAGATGGCGGCGGAGAAGGAGCCGTTTCTGGTGCcggccccgccgccgccgctcaAAGATGAGTCGGGCGGAGGGGGCGGCCCCACTGTGCCACCGCACCAAGAGGCCGCCTCTGGGGAGCTCTGCGGCGGGACGGAGCGTGGTCCGGGTCCTTGCGCGCCGTCTGCGGGGTCCCCGGCCGCTGGGGTCGGTCGAGAGAGCCCCGGGGCCGTGGCCACCCCCCCCGGTGGTCCCCAGGCGCAGCAGCACCGAGGAGGTGGCCCCCAGGCGCAGTCGCAAGGGGAGGCCCGCCTGTCGGATCCCCCGGGGCGAGCCGCTCCCCCGGACGTGGGGGAGGAGCGCCGGGGAGGGGGCGGGACAGAGCTGGGTCCCCCTGCTCCTCCTCGACCCCGCAATGGCTATCAGCCCCACCGGCCACCTGGGGGGGGCGGGGGCAAGAGGAGAAATAGCTGTAATGTAGGGGGAGGCGGGGGAGGCTTCAAACATCCGGCCTTCAAGAGGCGCAGGCGGGTGAATTCGGACTGTGACTCTGTGTTACCCTCCAACTTCCTCCTGGGGGGCAATATCTTTGATCCCCTGAACCTGAATAGCCTCCTGGATGAGGAAGTGAGCCGCGCCCTCAACGCGGAGACCCCTAAGTCATCCCCCCTTCCGGCCAAAGGGCGAGATCCAGTGGAGATCCTCATCCCCAAAGATATTACTGACCCGCTCAGTCTCAATACTTGCACTGATGAGGGCCATGTAGTTCTTGCTTCGCCACTCAAGACTGGTCGGAAGCGGCATAGACACCGGGGAcagcaccaccagcagcagcaggcagCCGGAGGGAGTGAGAGCCACCCCGTGCTGCCCACAGCCCCTCTCACCCCCTCACTCCACGGGGAGGGCGCCTCACAGCAGCCGCGGCACAGAGGCCAGAACCGGGATGCCCCCCAACCCTATGAACTCAACACAGCCATCAACTGCAGGGATGAAGTGGTGTCTCCGCTTCCATCTGCTCTACAGGGTCCCTCAGGCTCCCTATCAGCCCCTCCAGCTGCCTCAGTTACCTCTGCACCCCCATCTTCCTCCTCCCGACATCGCAAACGTCGCAGGACTTCCAGCAAGTCGGAGGCAGGGGCTAGGGGTGGAGGCCAGGGTTCCAAGGAAAAGGGCCGAGGGAGTTGGGGaggccgccaccaccaccaccacccactgcCTGCAACAGGCTTCAAAAAACAACAGCGCAAGTTCCAGTATGGGAATTACTGCAAATACTATGGGTACCGCAATCCTTCCTGTGAGGATGGGCGCCTTCGGGTGTTGAAGCCTGAGTGGTTTCGGGGCCGGGACGTCCTAGATCTGGGCTGCAATGTGGGCCATCTGACCCTGAGCATTGCCTGCAAGTGGGGCCCGTCCCGCATGGTGGGCCTGGATATAGATTCCCGGCTCATCCATTCTGCCCGTCAGAACATCCGACACTACCTTTCCGAGGAACTGCGTCTCCCACCCCAGACTTTGGAGGGGGACCCGGCGACAGAGGGTGAGGAAGGGACCACCACCGTTCGAAAGAGGAGCTGCTTCCCAGCCTCGCTGACTGCCAGCCGGGGTCCCATCGCTGCCCCCCAAGTGCCCTTGGATGGAGCGGACACATCAGTCTTCCCCAACAATGTTGTCTTCGTCACG GGTAATTATGTGCTGGATCGAGATGACCTGGTGGAGGCCCAAACACCTGAGTATGATGTGgtgctctgcctcagcctcaccaagtGGGTGCATCTGAACTGGGGAGACGAGGGCCTGAAGCGCATGTTTCGCCGGATCTACCGGCACCTACGCCCTGGAGGCATCCTGGTCCTAGAGCCCCAACCCTGGTCGTCATATGGCAAGAGAAAGACCCTTACG GAAACAATCTACAAGAACTACTACCGAATCCAACTGAAGCCAGAGCAGTTCAGTTCCTACCTGACATCCCCAGACGTGGGCTTCTCCAGCTATGAGCTTGTGGCCACACCCCACAACACCTCTAAAG GCTTCCAGCGTCCTGTGTACCTGTTCCACAAGGCCCGATCCCCCAGCCACTAA